The DNA sequence AAACAACATCAGGTAACATAAACCTTAGGTTGAGAATTATAAGTCAAAATGGGACTGTAGCTGTAATATAAACCTACCACTTTCTCAGGGCAGTTGACACGGGGGACTCGCAGTTGGTACTCTGCTGGTGGAGGGATGGAGGTAGTGAGTGTggggggctgctgctgctgtgtgggcTTTGGCCTCTCTTTGGCTGCAACGGCTGCAGCAGACAAAGACACTGCACCACTGGCTATAACCGGTACTGCAGCTGCAACGGGAACTACAGTTTGAGCTGCAGCTGTCGACACAGTTGTGGTGGTGGAGCTCGGAGGACTGTCGCTGGTCGAAGCCTCGCCCTCGCCCTCCACACGACTGCCCACTGCAGGCTGAGATATGTTAGGGTTACTGTTGCCTCCCAGGCTCCCTGTGCTACTGCGACGATCCTCAGCACCTTCAGGGTTGGAGCGTGTGCGAGGCCGCAGCTCCACCAGACGCTCCTCTCCATCTGCTGGACCAGGCTCTGGTGTCTCCATGGATGCAGAGGTTTACTGAGGAGGTGGAGATGATGACCTCAGGAGCTAGTTTGGCTGTGCAAAATGATTGATCAAACATTTATGTAAATTGAATGGGAGAGAAGATATACATAAGATATACTACTACTAAGTTACCATTTAGCTGCTCATGCCTGTAATACAATTAATAAAATCAGGCAAAGTAGAAAatcaagtgttttttatttatttatttttttatatctttgacAATTTAGTATTCACTGACTTACTTCTGTAATTAACAtgttccaaaaaaacatttttgaaacccCTGGATTGCAGGCAACACTGATTTTACTTTTTGAGGTGAATTGGCAACTACTGCTCTAAGTTGTTTGTATTCATTGAGCTAGTAGACAAAGCATGTTTCAatgattcaagattctttatttgtCACTCATACTCAtaacaatgcaacattattagCAGTAATGAAATGCTTTGTGTCGCCTCAGCCTTACAAAGTAGTATGAGGTAGAAATGCAGTGAATAAGGTTATATAAAATTAACTATGTACAAAATTGCATAGGATATATATAAGAAAtaggtttgaaaaaaaagtgcaaaaataataaatatagaaGTAGGACAGTAAAttataaatgtgattattaatCTAATCCACACATACTGTGAATATTCAAGCATCTAccttatacatacagtacattcataTGATCAgaggtgaaaaacaaaatcccaTAGGTAGGTACAAATAtccatatataaatataaatatccatacaaacagaaacattaaatattGTAACTTAAATTAATACATCTGTGTTGTGTATTcctaaaaaaaattgtatacatttatatatatatatatatatatatatatatatatatatatatatattcacatccATCATCCGTGCCTACGTGTATATGATCAGTCTACATGTGGCTATAGCTGTCATTTTGTAATTTCGTATGGTTGGTAATATTATAAATCAGTATTATAAATTATTCTTTAATCGCttaatctatttattttacCTCATTACAACCACATGTTGTGAATTTGTTGTTACACGTGTTCGGATTAAACCCAGAGGAAATCATCATTAATACATTAGCATGATATTTGGATGTTAAGCCAGAATTTCATGAACATGTAACATCATCATGGAAATTGTTACACAACCAATACCAGCtacaaataacataaataaacccAAACAAAGCAATTTTACAGCCACACTCAATTggtaaagaataaaacatataGTATACAAAACACAATAGAAGTAGAGCAGCACTGTAAAGGTGATGTTGACAACGCAGTAGCGTCTTAGCTGATAGCATTAGTTAGCTCTTATTTAAACTACGTGGAAACGGACGAGTTGTGAAAAGGAAATGTTTTGAGTTTCCAAAAATAGGTAATTACACTTACCTAGATGACAGACACCACACTTCTAGGGCTTAATTAACGTAACTCTCATTTAAAGTTGCAGGAAAAATTCAACTACGAGCTAACATTTGTTTGGAACGAACAACTTCCTTACCGGAAATGATACAATCCGGAAGTGGGCGGTCGTCTGGGGGTTATGGGTAGTGGAGTTTATGTGTTTAATTATTTCAGTTTAGTAAATGTATTGCTCTGTTGCGATTGGTAGAGGAATCACACAAGTTATGGTTGAGCAACATTTTATAGTAATTGAGGTTGACATTGAGGTTAAGGGGTGAAGTTGAAAGAAAAGGGCAAATAATTTTTAATGGGTATAATattcaaatatgtatatatgtacatatatatatatatatatatatacatatgattAAGAGATTGTCATCATTACCTGTTGATATATAATCAACAGGTAATGATGACAATCTCTTAAATATCTTGCAGGGattgcatttttcaaaaaaattaaataaaattccCTGTAAGCATGGATGGAATACAGTAAATTGAGTTGTTCTAAGTCCTCATATTTCCAGCTGTGACATCAAGTGTCCAACTCAGTGTCAATCCAGTTTCTAATCACATTACAGAGAgatatttggcatttttttgtgtgtagagCATCCAGAGTTCACAGCATTGTCAAGTATCGGACACAGTCAACTACTGAAAAGGCATGGGAACTGCAGACAAAACAGGAAAGGACACGGCGTGACAGGGAATGGGTGGGGATGACTTTCTAAGTGTTTTCCATTTACTTCATTAATCACATGaaacaggcagacacacagaaagGAGCTCACTGCAGTGTCTGACCGAAAACATAGGGGACctttccatttttgtcaaatgtttaaCTGCAAGtcagtgaagaaaaacaggaacaacATCTCTGCTACTGGATTCGAGTTGAAGAAGTATGGAGGTAAGTGAAATGAAGCATTGAGAATGTCATTTAACATGAGAGGCATGACCTGAAGTCCAGTAAATTTGACAGACTGTGAAAAACATCTTAATGAGGAGTGTGGGACAAATCTGTCACACTGTGaacattgtctctctctctttgctgaCGTATTGCATTTCTTTGTATCtgtattttaagtgtttaagtGTAGTTTTCTACAAATTGTTGGGTGTTAATGATAGGAAATTTGAAATACACTGAAGATTATCATCTGAACAGtatattttatgattaaaatgtgcattaaagAATGATGACAGAAATTCTTAATCAATTTGCATGAGTTTACTGGagtgtaaaatattttttttaaaaatatcatattttattcTCTAAGCATTTTGTGTAAAACAAAAGATGGTTTGGTCCACAAGTATTTGCAACACAGGAAGTTGGATATCAGGATGTTTTAGCTTCCCCTCCTTTTCCGCAGCTCAAAACAATAGCTGCTAAACAGCACAGCAACAATGTCTGATTAAGAACCACCCTCTATTGGATATGTTTTTACAGGAACTACAAATACAATcatgaaaaagagaagaaatgtgttataatatttagtaaaaaacaaacaaaaaaaacctccaaataTCTCAAACAAGATCTAGAGTTGATTTACTTgcaatttaaatgatttaaatgcatCCACCCCCATGTTCCTGCAGGACTTCAGCCTGGTGAGATGTGACAGCCTGGATACTGGCTCAGGGTATGACAGGGAGATGATTGACCAAATGAACTTTGACCCCGAGGGCTCTGACCCCACTGCGAGCAGGGAGCCTTCACCAGCAGAACTGGCTCAGTGTGAGGCTGAGGTGGGCACACTGCTCAGCATCATCGCTGAACTGAACAAGAAGATGGGCTCATTAAAGGCACCGAGGTAACATCACTGAAATGTCAAATTACATTCATAAAAATTGGCTTTTCattctgatttaaatgtttgtggGGCCATGATTATCGCATAATCCTACATATTGTCTTTACAATAACCACCATATTCAACATAAAGCTTGTCTCAACAGAGtagcaaaattaaaataaaataaaaaataataataatttcgcTCTCTATTAGCATATATAAGATTGTGCCACTGGCATAAAGAATTGTATAAGTGCATTAGTGAAATTATGTGCAATATCAGCAGCTGGATTATCATAATGTTCATctttacatttatgtatttactgCAATATGCatgttctttatttattgactgtGATGTTTGCAGCACCACTGAGTCCTTAAATAATACCCTTATGGGGACAGTAAAGTGTTAAGTTGTATGGTCTTGTATCGTTTCATAAAGATTTCTACTCTTCTGCAGTGACCCAGGGGACCTGAGAGTATCAGCACCATCCAGACCTTTGGTTCCTGACCTTCTGTCTCACAGGCTGGTCAGACGAAGCCCAGAGAGACAAACCACCTCTGTTGCCACATCTAAGGTCCAACTGACTGACCGAGGTGGGTACTAACACTATACCTCTTTGTCCTTGTTCAGTACACCTGTACTGCATCTTTCCTTCCACCTGGCAAAGACAAAACTCATTTTATATTCCATATCCAAGTCTGTAAAATACCACAGGTTATCTTAAAGAGAATAAAGCAAATATTTATAAGACAATTTTATATTTTGTCATAATAACATGTTCCTGCATGTCAAATATTCCTCTTTGTCCGAGATGACTGACTGCAATTCTACTTTTTATCCTTTAGGGGGCAGTGGTGTAGTCTGGACAAAACTGCAGAATGTCTTATCATCAGTGGAGGACTCCATCAGCTGTAGAAGGACCTGGGCTGCTCCCATCACATCCTCTGACctggacaaacacagagagcatCTGAGAGCAGCCCATGAGAGCTGGTTTAAATCCACTCAGGTgccaacacatacacatacgtttcattgtttgttattaaaatgaacTAGCCAAAAAAGACATTCATATTTAAGTCATTGCTAGGTAGATGGACAGATAATACATGTTAGGCTTTAATTGTTCAGTTTAAGAATGGGAAAAAATTGGAAATGTTTAGATTCCCTTTACACTCCCATCCACCTGTTTGGTAACACTGGCTCACTGGTTGCAGATACTGGAAGAGATGGAAAGAGAGTTGGGGATATCAGCCTTGCCAAAGGACCAGTATCAGGGAGAACCCCAGGACCTGGAGAAACATGACTATGCTCTCAGGAGCACCTTGTACAGTCACCAGGAGGAACTGGGCAAAGCACAAAACTCCATGAGCCAAATGGAGGAAGAAAAGTACAAGGTGGGGGTTACTTTGGTGTCAGTGTTCTTAATAATAAATGCCAAAAACAGACATTCATTTCAAGAAGAAAAGATCATCCATCAAGGAGCTATATGTTCTTGAGATGTTCTTGTTCATGGAGCTAAAACAAGTTCAATATGACCAATCTGAGATTACTGTTGTGGTTGATTCTGTTTGTTCAGACTGAAATAAAGGCAAACCGCATTTGTCTTCTCTTTCAGCTGGTGGGGCTCCATAAGGCCTGGAGGTCAGGCAGTTGCTCGCCCTCCTACCGGCCCCCTGCTGGAACTTTCAGTCCAGACGTGGgctctcctccttttcctgGTTCTCCTTTACTCCTCAGAAGAACAGCCAGGTTTTTAACACCTCTGTCCACAGGTGGAGATGGATCTCCACTGGGCTCCGTAAACTCAGGCAGCCCTTGTCCCAGCCCCGTCAGCCCAGAGCCCGAGACCGAGCGGCTGAACAGGTGGGTCTGAAAAGAGACCTGGGATGTTTAGGTCCACTTTGGGGCGTATTTGGCGTATTTAACAAAGGGAAGAGATTTTGATTTCTGTATATAGGTGAGGAAATTAAGAAGTAAGAGCAGCTTCAgggttttaaaggctgtattCAAATAACAGTGTTAGTAACCAAAACAAGTGCTTTCACAAATAGCAGGTGAACTGGATTGTTAACTTATACATGCCTGCAGTTATTTTGGCAGAGTAGATCATACAAAAGATAAGTTATTCACCTAACATCTTCTAAAGTTTCTCACTTTGTTTCACACTTCTCACAATCTCAcaaagttgattaaaaaaatcccaATTTCTTCCTTGAGCCTTAAGCTACATCCTCAGAAAATTGTATCCATATATGTCCTTTACTTCTTGAGTTACTGTATGTTGCTCACAGATGACCAAAAACATAATCTTTTTGGCAGACACaataaattgcaaataaaaatgaattcacACTCCTTCCTTATCCTTTTAGGATAACAGGGAGAGTTtgagccaatctcagctgatatagaGTGAAAGGCAGCCAGGGTACACTCAGGACAAATCACCATAGTGTTAACAtacacagataaacaaacaacattcacactcacacctttgAACAATATCAGATCACTCAGGGCAGATGTAAAGTCTACATTGTTTATCTGTATTTCTttggagaacatgcagaaaggtccttggcCTGTGGACCTTTTTGCCATGTGACCtgcataaaaatatgtttttatgacCTGGTAAATTTAAAGGAATATTACTTGAATAGGACACAGGACATCTACAAAGCCATAAACCAATGACTGGCTTTGGTTTAAGACAACCAGTATTTTTccacagccactttattagttGTATCACTCTTTATCTGTATTTACTCTCAATCCCTCCTTCCATGTAGGTACATCGAGAGGCTGAAGGCCAGAAATGAACGTCTGACTGCAGCTTTGGAGCGGAGGAAGGGAGAGTCAGACCAGATTAATATTACACTGCACAGACTCGAGTCtgactgctctgctctgcagatGGCTCTCAAAAactggtacacacacacgtcaaaaaCACCTGTCTGCACATACAGGTACAGTATGTACCTGTGTGTTGTGTATTGTTTACAATTGTTTCACACGTGTTTCAAAGCAATGAATGAGCAAAGGTCTGGTAAGGGACAAGCCAAAGACATAAACTGAACAAAATAAAGTGCTGATCAAACGCAATTTGTTGAAAGTCTATATGTGCCTTTTGGTGCTTAGAGACACTGGGGAGACATGTAAGCCAAGGACATCTGTTTCTGATCAGCGACTAGGAAAAACCCTGAGGTCCAGACACTGGTGGTGATGGTTGTTGGTGACCTGATGAGACTGATGAAAGATGAAGAATGATGAAGACTTGCTGGGGATGGGGAGGTTGTGCACATATTGGTTTCCTCTGGAAGACAACCAgaacgaatgaatgaactgTTTAGCCTCTAGGAGGCAACTCCTCTGGTTGCAAGAAGAATTGAGTTTAAATGGAAGTCTAAAGGAAAATTAGCCCACTTCCCCTTTGATTTATaaagtcagtaaacattttcctgagaagtGAATGGTCTTAACCTAAActtgcaggtgttttttttttgtcaattctgTGAATTACTGTATGTTCCATATgtgagtggacatcagtgtgattgacagctgttatTGTCCTATTGGTGTCTGAATGCAGGTGACATTCGCTATTGTCAACAAATGAGAAGGGTttacctgcagctgcagccactCAAGAAAATCATGCACCTGGAAAAACATGCCCCACTAATTGTAACCCCTAACCTAACATTTTAGATCCAGTGTCTTCTGAGACCTAATTGGCATAAAGTGGCATGTTTTCACGTGGGATATGTTTTCCTAAGTGGCTGCAGTTGGACTTACTGGTTCAATGGGAGTTCAGATTCCTATGGGTGATGTCATGATCAAATGCCACAAGGATGTGCATGACAACAGAGTGACAGCCACAATAAGACTGACTAGCAAGTTAGGTACTTGCAGTGCTACTGGGCAGATGAGACCAGCTGATGATCAGCTGATTGTGGTGCTGACACCCTGGGAAGAGACAGTGACAGTGCATAAGAGGAGAATAAAGCTGCAAGAATGTGAATGAGACCATGAGTGAAGATTGAATTTATGCTTGAGCTTCATTGTGTCGACacattctcttttctttgtggttATGATCGACAGTGAGGAGTGTGAAGAGGCCTACAGAGAGCTCCTGTCACTCTATGAGGCCAAGAAGCAGCAGAGCTTTCCTCTGCCGACGGACCCAACAGGTGTGCACATAGCACCTTTTTAATACTATCAaaacgcactcacacacatatacgtatatgCCACAGGTCTAAATGTCCTTCACTCGTGTTTTTCCTCTCATCAGAGGCAGCTGGAGACAAAGAGCAGCCTGACAGTCCATCGTCACAGCACAGAGATATGAGATGTGAAGAGCTGTCTACCTCCTTCTCAACAGCAGGGgtcacagaggagacaaaaGCAGGGCAGAGGTGATGGTTTTTATGTGCTGTTACACGATTAAGCATCATAAGGTGCAGCTAGATAAAAAAAGGTAGAATAAGTCCTCGAAAATATTTCCTTATTTCATTTAGATAGTTTCTTTTTTACAACATAATGTATGTAAATTGATTTCCTGGACcccatttattttcaaaatatgtATAACCCCGCAGAACATCTGAGCCGGTGAACCAAGAGGATGTTCTCCGTCAGCAAATTGAGAGCCTGAAGAGAGACCGGGCAGCCATTTGTCTTCCTAAACCAAGTCCAGAAGTGGAGAGCAATCTCAGCCCTGAGATGGGTCACCCGGCTGGCTCGAGAGGAGGACATGTGACTAAAGATAATGTCGGACCTCTTGATGCCAAGAAAGAGAAGGCTTCCCCTTTCTATGAACTCATTTCAGTCAGGGTAGGAGCTCAGCTGTGTTCATGGCCTGTACTCGTCTATATTTGTGTATAGTGAAAGGTCAAAATCCAGCCATGAgcagaaaacatttaaagtggGTAAAAAAACTTAGCAGGAAGGACACGATGACAGATAGGTGACCTTTGTCCTTAGGTTAATTGTCATACTGTATGTTGCATCATCTTTACTTTATTGTTAAATCAGCAAAGTGGGAAGTTATTTTCCCCATACTGTTTATCTTCATGTTAGCAGGATTATTCAGCAACAACTTAACACAAAAAGAGATGattcaattattaattattatttccattttctttaaaaataaataaataaataaaaataaaaaatcccatAGAGATAGTGTGGTGTGTTGGCGGAGgtatgttgtttaaaatgcacAGTACTGTGTATAGTGGACAGTGAGTGCTGTAGGTCATGAGCTGAGTGATCCTCATCATTATATGTTAAAATTACCGTAAAAGTCAGGCAATGGGTTGAAATATTCAGTATACCTGTTATATAATTTTAATCTTTAAAg is a window from the Solea solea chromosome 9, fSolSol10.1, whole genome shotgun sequence genome containing:
- the ushbp1 gene encoding uncharacterized protein ushbp1 — encoded protein: MEDFSLVRCDSLDTGSGYDREMIDQMNFDPEGSDPTASREPSPAELAQCEAEVGTLLSIIAELNKKMGSLKAPSDPGDLRVSAPSRPLVPDLLSHRLVRRSPERQTTSVATSKVQLTDRGGSGVVWTKLQNVLSSVEDSISCRRTWAAPITSSDLDKHREHLRAAHESWFKSTQILEEMERELGISALPKDQYQGEPQDLEKHDYALRSTLYSHQEELGKAQNSMSQMEEEKYKLVGLHKAWRSGSCSPSYRPPAGTFSPDVGSPPFPGSPLLLRRTARFLTPLSTGGDGSPLGSVNSGSPCPSPVSPEPETERLNRYIERLKARNERLTAALERRKGESDQINITLHRLESDCSALQMALKNCEECEEAYRELLSLYEAKKQQSFPLPTDPTEAAGDKEQPDSPSSQHRDMRCEELSTSFSTAGVTEETKAGQRTSEPVNQEDVLRQQIESLKRDRAAICLPKPSPEVESNLSPEMGHPAGSRGGHVTKDNVGPLDAKKEKASPFYELISVREEMSDLRSLIRLKEKELRCLEWSLMAQKAQEAAGVFVPESLREELEDCKTEQQRFCETTAKPASDGDSAEARTRPILKELQAILQREQVLKKRLALVQDSLSMALPDSASHRRNNNGEYIARLTQAHSKALSSYRQIRRKYREHVWRLEQKVAAMTESYHNQGGTAKMAGEAVEWKREETVL